CTCTCACTTACATCCCTACCCCACGTGTCATATCATTGTCTATTCCTAGTGCCTTTCTCTTTCTCTATTGAAATCAATGTAGCCGTGCATGTGCCGCGCTGCTCCGCTTTGCCAACGTTATGCACCCCATGCGCCGCCGGGCCGCCCGTTGCCAACAGTCGTGCGCTGCAGTCCATTCCAGGCCCCGGGCCGTGCGCCGGTAGTGGTCTGGTCGTGAGTGGAGGAGAGCAAGATGATGAAGTGCTACACGCACATCGGTGCGCCCCTCGCCGTGAAGACGTGAAGTTCGTGGGGTAGCATCGCATCGAGCTGCGTGTGCGACCACGGCTTCTGCTTCGTATGTGTTGAGACAGTTTGTTCTGCATGCAACGTTCAGGAACGTCTCCTAATCTTTCTCAGCTGATTAGCTTGATTATAAGAGTTAGTTGAGCTAGTGTGCTGTGTACACCCCATGTATATGTATCCGCTTGATGTGAATACTGAATGAGTTGCATCCCAAAGCTTTTCAGCCTTCTACAGTATGCATCGAGCAGTTCAGAGTTGCCTGCCGCCACAAGGTCTACTGGCTTTGCCTCAATAACTAGAGTGCATACATGGGTTGCAACCCATAGTGATACACCGCTGGAGACACTAACGCCCTGGGCTGCGCATGATGATGAGTGCTTCATCTAGAGTCCTCCATAGAGCACTAGAGCACCGTGGCATCGCGCGCAACGGCATCCAATTGGGAGTGCGCTCGCACCAGAGTTGCCCAATCCAGACAAAGACACTGGCGGCAAGCTGAGAGTCGCGTCACCGGGCGTGTGTGTGGCCGAGATGTCCAGCGAGGAGTTGCTCTCCGGGCCGCCGCTGTGCACGAGCATGGAGTGCATGTGAACGATGCAGGTCTTGCCAATGCGAGGAATGGAATTCACCGCAGCGTGCGCATGCTAGTCTTGCCGGTGCAACGCGCGAACGGCGTCGGTTGCCGCAGCGGCCAGTACGACGAGACACAAATAATACACGAGCCAATTACCTTTCCGAAGTAATTCATGCACAAGTACGAACACACACGTACAACGCATCACGCTAATCGACCGATTCTGGCCGCCGGCTAGACGCGTACATGTACGCATGCAACTTCTGATCCATTTCCGAGCGCGAAGATGGATATGATGTCGCGTGGGCCTACTTAATCAGTGACAGTAGAAAGTTTTTCCAGTGGGATTGTCTTTTTCCCGGTGTGTCAAATTGTTGTAAACAAAGTGAAAGGGTCGGGATCAGACCGGGATCATGAGTACAGGATACAAACTTCAGGAATTTGAAGGCGAGGATCTATTTCCGACTAGTTCTACAATCTCAAGGTTTAAAACAGACTTCACTCTCTTCCCCTGCAGGCTGCAGCTGCCTTCGGGAAAGCTGACCGGCCCACTGATCGACGGAGAGAAGTCGAGCTAAAAGCTGTGCCCGGCAACTTCAAATTTTCCCGCTAGTTTTTTCCCCCGCTCGTCCCCACGCAGCCGGTTCAACAGTTGAGCTCTGCACGCAGGCGGTGTGCGTGCGTGGCTCTGTCGAGCGGCGGTGGTTGGCGGGCGGAGCACACGAGGCCAGGCCACGGGCGACCGACCGACGCCGACGTGCAGGCACAACAGCAACGTCCAACGACCCACACCCCGTCCCCCGTGCCCGCAACGTTTCCCCCCTCGGCGTAAATGCTTGCACGGCTGGACAATCATCTCCTTTCCTGCAGCAGTACAGTGCAGTACAGTTACGATTTCATTCATGTGCCGACGACGGAGGATCGTTTGAATCCCCCTCAAAACCCGGCCGGGTTTCAAATTTCGAAACCCCCCCGACCGCCCGACGCGCACGCCATCGCCCGGGTCCCACGCTCCTCGGCCCCACCGAACGCCCGCTGACAGGCAGGCCCGGGCGCGGTGGTGCTACCGAAGTCCGAAGTGGGGGAAACGAATTTTCGTGTAGATTTCGCTCGGTGCGCTCGAGGCTCGTTCGCCTTGCCATTCCCGTTCGTTATCTGGTCGCGTGGTGCTCCGCTGCGACCGTCTTCGGCGGGGATTAGCGGCGGCAGCTCCAAAACCCTAGCCGCTGGGCTCGCCGGAGCCGATGGCGGCGACTGCGTTccggtcggcggcgaggagggaCGCGTTCGGGGCcgcggagggcgacggcggcggcgggtccGCCGCGCGCGGCCGGACGCCGGACGGCGCGGGCGGCCTACGCCGGTCGAGGAGCCTGAGCCGGttcccgccgccgtcgccgtccccgGAGGACGCGCCGACGCCCTCCTCGAGGTTCGTGACCAAGGTGCGGGGCGGGGGGCCGTCGGGCGGGTTTCCGGAGATCAGCCTCGACGACCTGGCGGACGAGTTCTTCCGGGCCAGGGTGGAgtccgaggacgacgacgaggaggtgGTGGTGCAGCGCGGGGAGGACGACTCGCGCGGGCGGCTCAGGTTCCCGGCGCCCGCGGAGAAGGGCCGCGGCGGTCGGCGGAGCTCCACCGCGCGGTACGCCAGGGAGACGGCGTCGTCCAGGCAGCGCGAGCGCTCGGCGTCGCGGCCCCCGCTGGAGCGGCGGGGCGGAGCCGCCGCGGCTGAAAATGGCGCtgccgccgccacgaggcagagGTATGCCTCGGTGGATCGGCATGCTTCCATTGGTCGGCAACGGTATGCCTCGGTGGACCGCCGTGCTTCGACGGACCGGCAGCGGTGGTGTGAATCGGATGTAAGTTCCAGACCTCCAGTAGCATTTGCAGTTTGAATCTACTGTATTTCCTAACCCAAAATAGCAAATCTCATTCAAGTTTTTTTTATCCGAGTCTATTTGATGTTTGAATTTATCAGTGTTATTAATTTCGTACCCAAGTCTATTTGACCAGATTGAATACATGACATGGAGTATGTAGACGCAGTATCAGATACACTAGGAATAAACACTGATATTTCGTATTTCGAAATAATGGCCAAGTATTTCTGCCATTGTTTTGTGTTTCTTCGTGCATTCTTTGCAATTGACATTCACATGCCTTGCTGTTTTTCCTTTGGTATTATTTGTGTTCTTGTTTAAGTCTATTTATGGACAATCTGAAATTAATATTGGATTTGAGGAAGGGGGAAATTGTGTTATACAACAGGTGTACGTTGCCAATTGTATGTCTGACAATAGGATGTTTTCCTTGGAAACAAGACAGTTTGTTATTTCGAATTCAACAGCAGAATTCCTATACAATGTCGATTCTTCTTGTAACAAAACAAATGACTGGAATCACTATGAAGTCACTCTGTTTGATCCTCTGCTCCTTCACACGCAGATAAACATAATGCCATTGATAGCTTGAAATAagtacatactccctccgttccaaaatagatgactcaatcttatactaactttagtacaaagctagtacaaagttgggtcatctattttggaacggagggactGGCAGGAGCTCTGCCTTTTCATTGGTAGAATGAAATTAAGAATGCCCTGATGTTATCTATGAGTTTATGGATACATCAGTTCAAAAACTAGGCTATTACTCTGCTTTATTACTTCCAATGTGCCTTTTAATTTTAACTCACTTCTAGTGGGATTTGTTTAATTTTCGTCAAAGTCTGTAATCACCCGATTCCTTATTTTGCCTTTTGATCCTGCACTTTGTTGTTCCCGTTATCACCTTCCGGTTTATTCTACTTGAACAACCTAGAATACTTAACCTGTATTCCTGCACTTCATTGCATCTAGTGTGTTTAATGCTGCTTCTAATTTTCTTTTCCATTTCTGGTTGCAGAATGATATGGACTTTTCTCGCCGGTCTGGTTCTAGGGGGACAAATACCAAATCTAGCAGTGGCCATAGTCTGCAGAATTCACTTAATAAGTCTAAAGTGAATCAAACTCTGACAAGGTCTACAAGTCAAAATGATTTTGTACATTTACGAGACAGCGGCTCGGTGAGTACCTCTCATCTTGTATTTTCTGTGCTTCTAGAAACTATTCATCACTGATAAGGCCCTTGCTATTTATGGATGTGAAATTGAATCATCTATATGAAAAATTGTAATGTAGCTGGTGCACAGCGCAGTTATTTTCTGTTTGTAACATGGTGTGTAATAGTTCTATTTGTGATGCTTTTTTGGGGGTAGGAAATTTTGTGCTGTCTGTTTCTTGGTGCATAATAACATTGACACTGTCATGTGTTGTGGGCTCAATTTATTTCTTTTTGTGGTTGAAATTCGACATTGAATATCTTCGTGTTGATTTTCGCAGAGCCATTCTTCGTTAACTGATGATGAATCTAGGGATGCTCATTCTTTTCATAGCAGAAATTACAGTGGAAATCGGGCTGTTTATTCCCAGGAGAAGGTTGATTTCACAATATTATTTCAAATTCCCACAACTAGAGTTTTTGGAATACCTAGCATTTAATAGATATATATGTGTTTTATGTTATCGTTGGAGCAGCCAATTGAAGATAATGATTCAAATGTGCTGTATGATGTGATGCGTAAAGAAGTGAGGCAAGCTGTTGAAGAAATCAGAACTCAGCTTGAAAAGGTACCTTTTGACATGTTAACTTTTCTAGAAACCTTTGTTTATTTACTAGGGTTTGATTGTTACAATGAAAGGGGATCAATTCAAGGTGCAACAGCGGCCCCTCCACTCCACCTATTaaagaattttcaaaatttcacaTTAGTGCTACCATGTTGAGCATGGATGATGTTACTGGTTGATGGCCAGGATTACATTGGTTATGCTGAGGTGGTAGGACAATGAAATATCATCAAAATTGTCTTCGTTTCCACTTGCTTGTAGTGCTTTGAGAAATGACTGAAGAGAATTGGGTTACAACATGCTTATGTTGCTATACTGACTTCTCAAGATCATCAGTAAAAGTGTAAAAAGATCATCAGTAAACCTGCTTGGTGGTGCTGAACAAACATGTTTGAGTACTTAGCCGAAGGACATGGTATTGGCTTGTTGTTTAATTTGTAAACACGTATGATCTTGATTCCTAAAGTCTATATCCTAGAACTGAAAATGTCATTTTTCCTACTGAGAAATAAGCAGAAAACTTAACAAAAAAGTTGAAACAACATAGACTAGCTAATGACATTGATGCGCAAACCTCAAAAGCATCTCTTTTGATCATTATGAACTTTAGTCTAATCTGTGTGTAGTACTAGTGATCTAAGTCTTATATTTCCTTACAGAGGGAATACAATTTAGAGCTGGATTCGAAAAAGTTTAGCTGTTGAATAGTCGTCACTCATGCCTTCTGTTTTGCCCACACTGAAAGCTCTTATCTTGCTCATCTGCTGCCTACAGTAATGCTATTCAGCGTTACGCATACACTCTTAAGTTATACGATTCAGTAACACCAATTATCTTTTCTTTGACCATACATTGTCCAGGCCGTGACAAACTCTGAACCTTCAGAAAAGGCTAGAAGTGATGATGCGCAGCCAACCCAGGTTATTGGTGAACTCCGTAGGAACTACACTAGCAAGTTGGAAGAGGTATGATTTGATGGAATCCAGAAATTTTCCTTTATGTGTTAAGGCTCAATTCTTTCAATATCTTGCAGTCAGAGAAGAGGAAGCAGGAATTACTAGCTCAATTGGCGGCAGAAGAACAACGTGGTCATGAACTCACAAAAATAGTTAAAGAATTACTGCCTACTACTAAGAAGAATGTTAAACCGGAGAGGCCGCCACCACGCAGAAGAGTAAGCTTTCTTGGTCGTTTGCTGTATACTCCCTTCTATTATTGAGAATCTACAATTCAATTTTTCATGTATATTTGTTTCAGAGGAGCAATGATAGAGCAAGGATGTCGAAATGCCTTACCAAAGAGGCCGAGCTATACTTTGAAGATTTCCTGTCAAATGTTGAAGATACCGATTTTTCATCGTTTGATGGTGAAAGAAGTGACACGAGTTCAACTCGACGAGATGTGGTACTTCATGCTATGGCGGAAACTCATGTAGTCCTTCCGAAAGTTGCACCACCTGTTGTGTCAGATGGTGTTGTCCTTCCTTGGTTGCAATGGGAAACTAGCAACGATCTACATGCCTCCCCAACCACAATCAAGACACAGGTAAAATGGTCTAAACTATTTCTTGTGGAAATAGTAAATCAATCTGTTagtttctactccctccgtcccaaaattcttgtcttagatttgtctagatacggatgtatcaaaatacatccgtatttagacgaATCTAAGACaggaattttgggacggagggagtactatgttgCACCGCTTGTGTAGTTGTTTTCAACAATTCATTTTACACAAGGAAATGGACAAGCTTATACGTATTTATCTTGTTCTAAAGTAAACCTTCAGACAACAATCCATTGGGTTCTACTATACAAATGGACAAGCTTATATTAATCTTGTCTGTCCTGTATGCTATATCTTGTTTCAAGTCCCTGATGGACCATTCCTTTCAGGACGCAAGCACTGCATGCAGCACCAGCAGTCACACCATGAGCAGCCGTGGGAGCTGGAGCCCTGGAGACCATGATAGCTCAGCTGGCTCCAAAGATGGACTACTCTCCAGGTTCAACGAGGCCGCGACTCGCCTAAGCAGCTGCCCCGATAATAAGCGAGGCACATCGTTCCATATGGACGACTATCTGCATCTGCGGAGGAGCGAGGATTTCCTCTTTGAGCGATTGAGTCAGAAGCAAAGAATCGACTATGGCGGTCTAACCGTATGCAGGAGGTCGACAATAATATAGATTATTATGGCATAGGATTCTCCTGCTGGGTTCAGGCGGCGAACATATGTAGTGTGCCCAATTAATTAATTGATTGATTGGGTTAAGTTAGGCTAATAAGTGTGTAGATTTAGGGCCTGTTTAGTTGGGAGCTAACTTTGGCATAGTTGTGTTTTTTCTTTCAGAAATTGACATACCCTTTGGCTTGGTTAATAGAATCCTGTCACAGCTTTTGAGTGAAAGATGCATGAGGCATGGTTGTAAAAAAGGAAATATCTTGCCTAATGTATGGCTGGAACCGAACATTCGCCTAAGTTGGTCAAATTTGTTTACTTGTGTTTGTTTGGGGAAAGGGAATGAGAGTTTACATGTGGAATCAAACATTCACCTAATCTAGGCTTGAGAAGTTGATTATTAGTGCCTAACCCCATGTTTGGAGTGCGGTGAAAATCAATACTGGGAAATTTGGGAGGAAGTTTCATGCGATGTGGGGGCAATAAAAACCAAGGTGGAAAAGGTATTTAGAAAAAACTGGTGGGCGAAGAAAAAACTGATGGAAGATGGAACATGGAACGTTATATTTTTTTTCCAGAAGAAACACCAATGGTAGTTTTTCAACAAAGCGTGGATTTTATTGACTCAGAATAAAAAAGGATCAAGCAAATACAAACACACTATGAGCACACACCCTCTTCTGTATAGCTAGGATGCACACATCCAACACCAACGCACACACAAAAAATGCCGGCGAAGAGCAAAGTCATACAAGATCAATGCTATGCCCGACAAAGTCATACAGAACCAATGCTATGCCCAAGCGAGGAAAAAAAACACGAAGCGATCAATGAACTACACCAACAACCGTATCCGCACAAAACCATCATTTGACAGCACAAGGACAATGAGGTTCTTCGACATCAAAGCCTATATGAAGGAAACGATGCTCAAGCGCCATCATTACCGGATCCAACCACCAAAGGCAGAATCTAGGTTTTCATTCTGAAAAACAAGTTCGGGCATATCCGAGCAatgtcttcaacaaggtaacgacgCAAGTCATCGCCATTGCCAAATATAACCAACTACGTCAGACCTAGGATTTTCACCCCAAAGCTCAAGACCGGTGGTACTCGAGAAGCACCACCAATTAAAAGTCAATCATGTGCTGTTGCCATTGCTTTTCGGCGATAACAAAAGCTACATGCGTTGGGTTAGAAATCCCGTCGCTGCCGCTGCACAACCATACCCTCCGCGTCAAGCCGCCGACCATAGATTGCAACTCACCGCGACAACCACATGAAAGGCGCCGCCGCAGACTAAAACTAATTTGGAGGCCTCAAATCGACACCCATTCGTTGCCCACCACCACACATACCTAAGTTGGAGAGCACCAAACCGCAGCCATGACGCCCAACAGCCGCTGCAGCCGCCGGACATTGGGAGGCCGATCCGGCCGCTTCCCACATCACGAGGCCACCCGTCCATACCTGTTGTGTGATGTTGCAACATCCATGGTAGTGTTTCATTATCTAACATATAAAGCCTCCTAGAGTACCCGCCCATCTGGAGGCTCCGCGGCGCGCACGCGATCTCGCTCGCACGATGTGCCTCGCTGTAAAGtttctggtcctttttacttctcTGTCAAACATCTGACCGTCGGTTTAATTGTACGCAATGAGTTTCGGTTGTAGTGGATGACGGCTGGGCCACTCTTCTGCGCGGGCCCGTCATTGCAGTCACGGACGGCGTGTATGCGCGCGTTTGGCTGGAAAAGAGGGGTGGGTCGCTGCGATCGTGGGCTGCAGGGCGTTCAACGTGAGGGGATAGACTTTTGTCACTCCTGCACCCGGCTGCGTCTCCTCCGCTTCAGTCGGGTTGGGCCCACTCATCAGTGTACTGGGTAGGAGATGTTGCTCTGTGTGCGTCCTGGGTGAGAGAAAGGGGAGACGTGGGGTGGATCATGCTGCGCAGTAAAAACCTAGCCACCAATCCCCGCATCTCCGAGCAGCCAATCCAGCCCCGCCTCCGTCCTCCCCATCTCTCCActgcgccgcctcctcctccccttcactTTTCTCTCCGGCGGCGGCACCATAGAAGGCGCACACGGGCGGTGGATCCGTGCCGGTGaagagcagcggcggcggcgccatAGAAGGCGCACACAGGCGATGGATCCGTGCCGGTGAAGAGTGGTGAAGAGCGGCGGGGACTGCGCTCCGGTCACGGTGGGGTGCAGCCGCGGGGAAGACGAAGGAGGTCCGCCGCCTGTCTTCGCCTCCTCGTCGCGTCCTTGCTGCCTCCATGGCCAACCGCACATTTTTTTCTCTGTCCCTCCATGGCGCTCGTTGCCGACCGGATCTCAATGAACAGGTGACCACCATGGCACTTGCTGCTAGCCAGTAAGGAACAAGTGACCCGGGGCAATATTCAGTGTGCTGGCTGCGGCGGTGGTCCGTTCCTGAAATTGGCAAGGAGGGGTAGATCCTGCGGCTGTGTTTCCAGTGTGCTGGCTGCGGCGGAGGTCCGTTCTTGAACATGATCGCAAAGTCCCACCGTCAAGAACAAGGTGAACCTCCTGGCCATCGCAAGCGGGTATATTTCATCTAGACTCGTCCTCTTCTTGTCATGTCGTGACTGGGAGAGTTGAGATTCGAATTGTTGGGTAATTGTTTATATTGCTAACTGAGATGGGATTACAGTTTATTTGCTTGATTATTTGGTCGTGTTTACTTAGGATAAGTCATTGATGGTTGATCTTGTTAGCTACAGATCCTATCCCATGTTTCAAACAAGATTGATTTTTGATGAACTAATATAGTGTTTGATTCTCCTACACCGTGCCCTGTAGGAAGAGGCCGTCAAGGGAAGCCGACCTGCAGCTACCACGCTCCACGACGCCCTCCCCAATCAGATTTCTCTTCTTCCTCACTCATGCCCTGCCGCGTCGCCGCCCTAGCCACTTCTTCACAGGACAACGGTGGGCAGTCACGGCTTGCGGCGAACATCGTTGGGTGCACCCCTGCCGGATCCAGCCTCTGCTATTCGCCTACCACCGGCAGGTTGCAATTCTAGCCATGGATAGTCACGATTGTGTGTCCCTTTGTGTGTCTGGCTTCATTGCTTCCTCCTTATACTATTTGTGTTTCACATACATATGTTCTGATCTTTAACAGTGTTACTTTTTTGGGATTTGTTGCAGGTTCAATGATGTAAATCTACCTGATATATTGTTGATGGGAATTAAGTCTAACGTAGAGTGATCTATCTACTACTAGGCAGGTATACTCACCACAAGTTATGAGTTTGTTTATGTTGTAGCTCGTTTAACTGCATGTTTGTTTGCTCATAAATCTCATATCGCGTCTGCAGATTTCTTTGTATAAAACATACAAATTGTTGCCTTATATTCTGAAATCTTATTTCTCGGTGTTCAACTGCAGACTAAGTTCAGATTGTCTTCGTGCCAGAAATGAAGCAGGTAATGCTATAACCTCAGCAGTGTATGGTCTAGATTTCGAAGGTCGTCTAATATTTTACTTAGGTTCATTCAAATATCTTTATTTGACATGCATGTATTTCTTGTGTGTGCACACTCTCTTAGTTCTATATCTCTTTGATATGAATTATTAGCAGACAAAATTTTCATGCTTTGAGGTATTATCGATATTCACTATTTAAGACGTCAGTTGCCAGCTTATATTCCTTTAAAATTTTAGTGCTGAGTTTGGCTTCTGTTTTAGGATACAGTTattgtaccatatgctcattggTTTCCATCTGATTCCTCTTTTTGACATGGACATATACCATGTGGTATAATATTTAAGAAGAATGACTTGAAAATTTCAAATAGATGGTTACTCTTACCCGTAGTTTCTTTGGGATGCTGATAGCGTCTAGAGATGCCTTCTAATCAATAAAAGTAAGATCTGATCATGCGCTATATGTTGATTCTCTTACATATGTATTACGAGAAAATTAAGGCACACATGTTGATATTGGACTGATGACCTTTCTTCTTCTCATATTTTTTATTATCTTACCGATCAACCTCAGATGGTGCCGGCAATTGTGCAAAGCAGTTTGCACATTAGAGGTTTGGTATGGGATTCTGAAGAAAACATTAGCCCTTATGATGCCCCAACTTTGTGGCTATTGCAGCTATTGTGGCAAGGCGCACATCATCGTCGTTTCATattgatatcctgatattttctTCAGTTTGCCATTGGCAAATATTCTATATCCCTGGTTGCTCTGCACATACTGCTCCGGCGAGTTCTTCCCCCATTTTTCTCTTTCATGCCTTGCTTCGTTTGTTCAACCAAGTGTGTGCTCATGATCTTCTTTCCAAGTTTATCGAGATTTTGGTGGCGTAGCTGGTTTACAGCCTATAAGTTTTTGTGATTTCAACCAAGTGTGTGTGTTATGATAATTAAGGTTACTAGGATGAATGGTGTTTCTGTAAGCCCAGACATATTTTTTCTCTTCACAAATTTGTGATGCACTAATTATCTTACCTATTCTGTTGATCTCGGTAATCACCCAACGAATAAAGCTTGCAGCCCATGTTCGTTCTTCTGGAAAAGTCATTGCAGAATGTTAATGGCATCATATTCCCTTTAGAGAAATCTTTTACTGGAATTTAATTTCCTACATACATGCTTATCATTTGGCATAATGTTATTTTGTGACACTTAATTTTTCCTTGTCTTCCACATTTTAATTCAAGCAGCAGTGATAGAATTTGCAACCTGGTGTGGCCTTGCGCTCCTACTATTCTGCTGAAGAATGATCAGCAAATGCAGTGGATTTGGGCTGAGCAATTACTGAATATTCACGTCATCTGTAACATTAATCAGAGGTAGGCACAACACACACATGTTTAGTTGTTTGACAATTTTGTAAATTTTGTTCGTTTTTCTAATTGAAGATGGATGCTAACTTCATAATTCTAAGTTGATTCCAGTCACTTAATGGAAGTAGAGGCAGATGAATTAATTTATCTGCACTTATCCCATACTGATGCTTTCCTTTATAAAAGCGAGTGATTCCATTTATTCATGCCAAGATATATTTTAGGTTACACTGACCTGATCAAATGGCCTGTATATACTACTGGTATACAAAATAGATTAGGTGGTGACCCGACGTCCCCTGTTAAGTGTTGTTGTACCTACTGCTAAATTAACCTTGCATGGTGACATGATGATGTGTAGTTTACTTTGCTCTCTCTTTCATACATGTGTGAGATTACTGGTGATGGGATTGTGCTCGCTGGGGTGGAGCTTGAGATTTCTAAGAATGGTGTCTTCCTGCCACCAGATAGGAGATTCTTCTGGGCAGCTGGCTGCACGGGGCCACTGGTCGTCTATGAATAGGCTGCTTTACAAGGAAAAGTTCTTACAGGGGATCTATGGGTTTGTGATTAGAGACTACAATTCCACTGTGTGCTAGCCTACAGAAATTCAGGAATTTCCTATTTTGCTTGCACTATAATTCCATCTGTTGTGTGTCTTGCTTGCACTGTCAAGTTTTCCTATTTTGCTGCTACATATTTGGCGGTGAGTTGTTATCGGTTTATTAGTTGTAGGGACAAAAGAAATTTAAAGGTGTGGATTTTATCTAATCTTGTTGTGCTTCCTGCTTTGCACTAATCAACATACTGGAGAAGATATAATTTTATTTGATTTGTGAGTCTTTTTACCCTCTCTTTCTCCCTCTCAGGTTACTAAGATTAGATGTTGATTGATCTGTTCTCTACCCATGAGGCAGTGGAGAAGAAAGACAACTCTAGGTATGTATCCACCATGCTCTCATCTCATGTAAGTGGCGACCTTTTCTTAGTCACAGTGAGTTTGAGGCTTTAACCCCTGTCCTTGCTAGCTGAAACTGGTTTCTTGTTGAATAATGCTCATCGCTCTATTTTAGGATGTGACAGCATACCTTGTGTTATTTGGACATTTTAGAGGGAAATGCAGCCTTTGTATGGGTCCGCATCTTTAGATTTTGTAACAAAATATGTTTATAATTTATACAACCTTTTCTACTAAGAAAAAATGGTGCTAGCTACAAGCTGCTTGAAAAAATGTCTAGGATTTAGGGTCTTAGCAAAAAACATGCTCTTTGCTATGTTTAGGTGGCCACATCAGTGGTATGCACATTGTGGCTCTGGTAATTACGTACACTCACTTTCTTTTGCAAAATGTGCAGATAGTCTAATGTACACACTAGATTTTATCAATTGACTAATTCATGATTTCACATTACTAGGCTTCTTGATTTCAGTACGCAAGATTGTACCGACGAAAAGAGTGTACTTTGAATTACTTTACTTGTTATAATAAATGTACGTGGTAAGACGAGATTTCTGTCACTCTTTGGTTTGTAAGCATTATGTGCAAGTTGGGTGTTCAGTGTACTGCTTGATGCTCCATATTGCATCACACTGCCTCGAGCAGAAGGACTAAAATTTATTTTGGGTTCATCAGGAAGGattgctgatgaagccattgttTTAGAGTTGGTAATCATGTGGCACTAGATATGATGGAGGCACTAATTAACTTAGTGCTACTATGAACATTCTTATACGAGATTTTGGATATTAGAGTTAAAAAGGTACACATTCTTCCAAAATTGCAAAAAGTGAAGCGAGTGTAGAGTGAAAAAATAGCAGCCAATGAGGTTGACAACCAAAGTTCTTGGTATGAT
This sequence is a window from Aegilops tauschii subsp. strangulata cultivar AL8/78 chromosome 7, Aet v6.0, whole genome shotgun sequence. Protein-coding genes within it:
- the LOC109733586 gene encoding uncharacterized protein — its product is MAATAFRSAARRDAFGAAEGDGGGGSAARGRTPDGAGGLRRSRSLSRFPPPSPSPEDAPTPSSRFVTKVRGGGPSGGFPEISLDDLADEFFRARVESEDDDEEVVVQRGEDDSRGRLRFPAPAEKGRGGRRSSTARYARETASSRQRERSASRPPLERRGGAAAAENGAAAATRQRYASVDRHASIGRQRYASVDRRASTDRQRWCESDNDMDFSRRSGSRGTNTKSSSGHSLQNSLNKSKVNQTLTRSTSQNDFVHLRDSGSSHSSLTDDESRDAHSFHSRNYSGNRAVYSQEKPIEDNDSNVLYDVMRKEVRQAVEEIRTQLEKAVTNSEPSEKARSDDAQPTQVIGELRRNYTSKLEESEKRKQELLAQLAAEEQRGHELTKIVKELLPTTKKNVKPERPPPRRRRSNDRARMSKCLTKEAELYFEDFLSNVEDTDFSSFDGERSDTSSTRRDVVLHAMAETHVVLPKVAPPVVSDGVVLPWLQWETSNDLHASPTTIKTQDASTACSTSSHTMSSRGSWSPGDHDSSAGSKDGLLSRFNEAATRLSSCPDNKRGTSFHMDDYLHLRRSEDFLFERLSQKQRIDYGGLTVCRRSTII